CGGTCCCCAACGACACCCCCGACGCCTGCGCCGGCATAAGGGGCGACCTGGAACGGGCGCGCAGCAAGTACGACGCGGCCGAGGCCAGCAGGACGTCGCTGGTCGCCGGTGTGGAAAACCTGTACCTGCAAACGAAGTCTGCCGTCAGCATGTGCTCCGAGGCGTTCCACGAGCCGCCGTCGGTCAAAACGCGTCTGCACGCGGGGCTGATATCGGTGTTTTTGAAGTTCATGCGGTCGAATGGCGAGCTCAGCCAGTCGCAGGCCGTGAACGCACGCGTGGAGCTCGATGAGGAGACAGCCAGGCTGTCGGAGTCCCTGCGGTCAATCGACGCCGACCGCGTCTGCGGGCTCCGCGACGGCATCTCCAAGCTGGTGGTGTACGAGACAGCGCGTCTGCGCAACCTGCAGTACGACGTGTGCCACTTGGTCACGGCGCTGAACGACGTGGACCCGGAGCGGGAGTGGTCGGAGTTCGAGGCAACGGGGCACCAGGACATGGTCGAAGTCCCGTCCGAATCCAGCCGCTCTCCGACGCACTACGCAACGTACTTGAAGGCTGAGATCCCGGAGGTGGGCATTATTGCTTGTGTTACGCTAGTGCTAATGGCTTTCAGGTGTTCCGCAACTACGCCGTGTCGCAGCTGGCGCTGTCTGCACCCAAGGAGCgcgtgctgcagcgcatcgaGCGCACTCTCGCGAAGTACATCGACGCGGTCTGGGACGACAAGGCGGACAGCGTGCAGATGGCTGACTTTGTGGGCGAGATGCAGTCGTCGCTCGTCCGCCAGGTGTTCTGCAACCTGGTCACCACGCGCTCGCTGCAATGCAACCGCCTGCCATCCATGTGAGTGTGGACAAATGTTTCCTAATTGTTTTGCAGGGCCGCCTTAAAATTGTTTTCGCGTCTGGTCGGGGCGTTGCTGGCGTTCTCCCGCAAACAGGGCGACGCCTGGACTGGCTACGCCATCCTCAAGCTGGCCGATTTCGTGCACGTCATCGAGCAGCCAGCGGAGGGCCAGCCGCGGCGCACGTCGCTCCGATGGCTCATCTACTCGCACGAGTACTGGAGCCGCATCCCCTTCTGGGAGGAATGCCTGCTGATCGCCATCGCCCAGGATTTCGCCGCGTTGTTCGAGGACGTGCGCCCGGACACCGTTTTGAAGCCGTACACGTCCGAGTTGTTGCGCTTCCGGCACTGGATGGCGGCGTTCGGGATTAGTAGTGCGGAATCTTGTGCGCTGATCGAGCGGGTGTGTGGCCGGCTGGGCCTGCCGGGGTCGTACACCCAGTGCCTCCAGGAGCCCAAAGATTCCTGACCGTCCCGGTTGAGTCTGGCATAATTTGTTTCCGTCAAGCTCTGCGCGTGGCTGCCCGGCGGTGGCCTCGTCTCTGCCGACGGATAACAACGCTCTCGAACGGCACGGCGCACCAGAATGGGTGCTCTGTCTACAGCTGAGCCACAGGACCGCTGCAGGCGCGAATAATTTAGGTGAATATGGATGAGCTTCCGGCCGTTTTGCAGGGGGTGGACCTGCTGGCGGTGCTCGGCGTGGAGGTGGTCGAGGATGCCGACGTCGCGGAGCTGCGCCGCGGGCTCCGCCGAACCTTCTTGCGCCGCGCCAAGGAGTGCCACCCCGACAAGCAGAAGCCCGGTAGCAAGGGGTCGGACACGAGCCTGGAATTCGCGAGACTCAAGGCGGCGTTCGACTACCTGCAGCGCGACGATGTCTTCGCCACGCTGTACAACCGCGCGCTGCACAAGAAGCGGGAGGAGAAGGCGCGCAAGGAGCGCACGAAGGGCATTTCTGCCAAACAGGCAGCGCATCTCGATGCCCTCCTCCGCAGGGAGCGGGAGGCCGCTGAGGCGGCTGCCGCTCGGCGGGAGCAGTTCCACCCCGAGAAGCCGTCTCAGCGCGGCTTCCAGGCGTCTTACGAGGACATGTTCGACGCCCACGCTGCCTCCTCGAGCCAGGCCGGCCCCGCATCGCAACAGGGCATGCTGTTCGTGGCTGCCCGCACCATGAAAATCGCAAACGAGGCCGAGCTCAACTGCCTGCTGCTCAGCGACCACTTTTCCAACATGTTCGCCAACTTCGGCTTGCTGCGCGTCCAGCCGATAGACATCACCGAGACGGCCGCTGACGCCGTCAACGTGAAGGTCGGCATTTTGGTGTTCCAGTCGCACGAGCACGCGctgaaggcgctgctgcactatCGCAAGCACCGGAGCAACTTCAGGTGCGACCTTTATGCACTCGCCCTGAAGCCTCAGGGCGACCCTGCAGCGTCCGCCGCCTCGGCTGATGGCGCATCTGCGGAGTCGGAGAGCCTGGAAGACATGGAAGCGCTGGTGCTCAGTCGGCTCAGACAGGCGGTGGGTGTGAGTGTCAAATTTTAATATCGTGTCAGGCCGCCAAGAGGCGCAAGCTGATGTCCTAGTTGGGCGCATAGGGGTCAGGGTGGTACCGGTACGCTTCGGTGAGTCCGAGCCGGTTGTAGCTGCCGGCTTTGGGCTCTGTGCCGTCGTATATGGCTGAAGGCATTTCGACTGCCGACCGCTGAGACGTACCTTCCGCTACCGTCCGGTCTCCTGAGTATTTCACGCCGCCCAGCTCCTCCTCGTACAGCCACCTGTTGGCCCAGAGGTccagcaggcgcagcggctTGACTGGCGTGGTGTCTACCCGCATCTCGGGGTCGACCACAATGTCGTCGATGCGCAGCACCGTCACCCAGTGACGAACCCTGCGTCCGATGTGAAAAACATTTTTTTAAATACCTCAGAAAACGCGATATGCGCCTCGACTTGCGATAGCGGAAGCTGATTTGTTCTCCGCAGAGCGTCTTTGATTGCGTGATATGCTTGCTTTCGTTACCGTACCTGCTGTTCTATGGTCGCCTCCACCTTCGCATAGGGCACGCTGCAGTTGTTTGACGGCGCATGTGAACGACGGCCTTACGTTGGTTTGCCGATGATGGTCCAGTCCCGCGAGGCCACCAGCAGGACCGTGCCGAAAGTCACCTTCTCCCCTGTATTCAATTGCCGCTTTAAAACGCTGCTAACCCACCTGCTGATCGGCGCCTCAACCGCTCTATCTGCACGAGGTCACCCTTGGTCACCTGTGGCAAGTGCACTGCGTTGTAATGACAACTACCTTGTGCTGGTGCATCGCGGACGACTTGAATACGCAAAACAGTTCCTCGTAACCCTCTCGCAGTTTCTGCACCACCTCTGGAGGCGGGTAGACACTGAAGTTGTGCGACGTGTCGAACACAACCTCCCCCGGCTCATACGGCCTCTGCGATGAAGGTCTGGCCTCCTCATTCAGGCCGCTTCTACCACCGTAGCCCCTACTTGATCGcgtctgaggcaggcgttCGTGCAGCACGAAGGTGCAGGTGGGCGGGTTCGCCGGGTTTACGTAGCGGGGCTGCCGCCACTTGCGTGCTAGCCTCACCCGGTTCTTCCGCGACTTCGTGGTGCGTTTCCAGCGCAGCTTCAGGTCGCGGTACGTTTCGAAACGATTCATGTCCTTATCTTGGTCCAGCGTGGGATGGATGGGCACCCTGGGCGGGTTGACCTTTCTACGGCGGTGCTTTCCCATGATGAACTCCTGTTGAGCGATGCGTCACTGCGTCACTAAAGCTTACGAATTTATGCCCCAGCTGTCTTCTCTGCTTGTGAACCACTatggaacgcctggactCGGCGTGGGCGGCGTTTGCCAGGACACCGGCACCGCCGGCAACGCGGCTGTGCATGGCTGGTATTGGCCC
This genomic stretch from Babesia bigemina genome assembly Bbig001, chromosome : III harbors:
- a CDS encoding 50S RIBOSOMAL PROTEIN L21, putative encodes the protein MNRFETYRDLKLRWKRTTKSRKNRVRLARKWRQPRYVNPANPPTCTFVLHERLPQTRSSRGYGGRSGLNEEARPSSQRPYEPGEVVFDTSHNFSVYPPPEVVQKLREGYEELFCVFKSSAMHQHKAPISRWVSSVLKRQLNTGEKVTFGTVLLVASRDWTIIGKPTVPYAKVEATIEQQTLCGEQISFRYRKSRRISRFLRVRHWVTVLRIDDIVVDPEMRVDTTPVKPLRLLDLWANRWLYEEELGGVKYSGDRTVAEGTSQRSAVEMPSAIYDGTEPKAGSYNRLGLTEAYRYHPDPYAPN